The following coding sequences are from one Rutidosis leptorrhynchoides isolate AG116_Rl617_1_P2 chromosome 11, CSIRO_AGI_Rlap_v1, whole genome shotgun sequence window:
- the LOC139877571 gene encoding GDSL esterase/lipase At4g18970-like, which yields MSISKIRAYVLVSFISTLCSFALGVPQVPCYFIFGDSLYDNGNNNDLVTEAKVNFLPYGIDFPDGPTGRFSNGRNIADVIADLLGFEKSIPAYAKAKGEQIIQGVNYASGAAGIRDESGQHMGGRISLNHQLANHATTILQLIDLIGNGSLTKVQQHLNKCIYTVAMGNNDFINNYFFPQHYLTSSLYTSEEYADILVHQLSQQLSILYKYGARKFGVSGAAYSGCTLAMMTRYETDACVDAVNVAVVQFNTKLVTALADLQAKLSGSNFIYINPSLGYSSDFNVTDKACCNVTATTGQCAPNQVPCDARQNYVFWDAFHPTESISVVDGSTVYEALSPLYLSDTTTLSFEGAHGVATD from the exons ATGAGCATTTCTAAGATTAGGGCTTATGTTTTGGTATCATTCATATCAACTTTATGTTCATTCGCCTTAGGTGTTCCCCAAGTCCCTTGTTATTTCATATTCGGTGACTCTTTATATGATAACGGTAACAACAACGACCTCGTTACAGAGGCTAAAGTCAACTTTCTACCCTATGGGATTGACTTCCCTGATGGGCCCACCGGAAGATTCTCCAACGGACGAAATATTGCCGACGTTATTG CTGACCTACTAGGATTTGAAAAGTCTATTCCTGCATACGCAAAAGCAAAAGGTGAGCAAATCATTCAAGGAGTAAATTATGCATCTGGGGCTGCAGGAATTCGTGACGAATCTGGCCAACACATG GGTGGTAGAATAAGCTTGAATCATCAGCTTGCAAATCATGCAACAACAATTTTACAACTCATCGACTTGATCGGAAATGGGAGCTTAACGAAAGTACAACAACATCTCAACAAATGCATTTACACCGTTGCAATGGGAAACAACGATTTCATTAACAACTACTTCTTTCCACAACACTATTTAACCAGCAGTTTATACACTTCCGAAGAGTATGCAGATATCCTCGTTCACCAATTATCCCAGCAGCTTTCG ATATTGTATAAGTACGGAGCAAGAAAATTTGGGGTATCAGGAGCTGCATACTCGGGTTGTACGCTAGCAATGATGACAAGGTATGAAACAGATGCATGTGTGGATGCCGTAAACGTTGCTGTCGTACAATTCAATACGAAGCTTGTTACGGCTCTTGCCGACCTTCAGGCTAAACTCTCCGGTTCAAACTTCATTTACATTAACCCTTCTCTTGGATATTCTTCAG ATTTTAATGTGACGGAtaaagcgtgttgtaacgtcactGCCACAACTGGGCAATGTGCACCAAACCAAGTCCCGTGTGATGCTAGGCAAAACTACGTGTTTTGGGATGCTTTTCATCCTACGGAGAGTATAAGCGTTGTAGACGGATCAACTGTATACGAAGCCCTCTCTCCATTATATCTCTCAGACACTACTACGCTATCATTCGAGGGTGCACATGGCGTTGCTACCGATTAA